In Methylomonas sp. MK1, the following are encoded in one genomic region:
- a CDS encoding glycosyltransferase family 4 protein: MPTNNLPKRIIYVENGIGYGGAIICLRHLVRNLDRGRFLPLVITGRNGPQYQEIADEALWKHIPDRHIDIVAWRTKAESAQWLNKVPLLRFCVNQLIARSDDLFNFLPFFLHLLWTAWRFKADLIHANNEPLCNRAALLVAKILRIPSICHVRGNPDGPHSARWAYTLPDHFISVSSWVASSMKQHLGIPEEKITVVYDGIDLCKLDVHSEGRLFREQFNIPKDAFTVGLVGLLIPWKGQELFIKAAKILQSKIPKLKMIIIGGTPNDCIEYEQMLKRQVLTDNLTDVLIFTGHIGKMETAYNGLDIVASASTEPEPLGTVVIESMAMGRPLIGPNHGGAAEMLTHDENGILFEAGSPTQFADSVLRLYKHPTFAKNLGGHAQKKAFEVFSVTTHANKIQEIYTKYF; this comes from the coding sequence TGAGGCATTTAGTCAGAAATCTTGATCGGGGCCGCTTTCTACCTCTTGTAATTACAGGACGCAACGGTCCGCAATATCAGGAGATTGCCGATGAAGCCTTATGGAAACACATCCCGGACCGTCATATAGACATCGTGGCGTGGCGTACAAAAGCCGAATCGGCACAATGGTTAAACAAAGTCCCACTACTTAGGTTTTGCGTTAATCAGCTAATCGCCAGAAGCGACGACTTATTTAATTTTTTACCGTTTTTTCTCCACTTGCTTTGGACTGCATGGCGGTTCAAAGCCGACCTAATCCATGCCAACAACGAGCCACTTTGTAACAGAGCAGCACTATTGGTAGCCAAAATTTTGCGCATCCCCAGTATTTGCCACGTCCGTGGTAACCCTGACGGACCGCATTCGGCGCGTTGGGCGTATACCTTGCCTGATCATTTCATATCGGTCTCTAGTTGGGTTGCAAGCAGCATGAAGCAACATTTAGGTATACCAGAAGAAAAAATAACCGTTGTGTATGATGGTATCGATCTGTGCAAACTAGATGTGCATAGCGAAGGCCGGTTATTCAGGGAACAGTTTAATATCCCGAAGGACGCCTTTACCGTTGGCTTAGTCGGCTTATTAATCCCATGGAAAGGACAGGAGTTGTTCATTAAAGCAGCAAAGATTTTACAATCCAAAATCCCAAAATTAAAAATGATTATCATAGGAGGCACTCCCAATGATTGCATTGAATATGAGCAGATGCTTAAAAGACAAGTGCTTACTGATAACTTAACTGATGTTTTAATATTTACCGGCCATATTGGAAAAATGGAAACAGCCTATAATGGATTGGATATTGTTGCATCTGCGTCAACGGAACCCGAACCCTTAGGAACAGTGGTAATAGAGTCAATGGCGATGGGACGTCCTTTAATAGGCCCAAATCATGGAGGCGCGGCGGAAATGCTCACTCATGATGAAAATGGCATATTATTTGAAGCCGGTAGTCCAACACAATTCGCTGATTCAGTACTAAGACTCTATAAACACCCCACATTCGCAAAAAACTTAGGTGGACATGCACAAAAAAAGGCTTTTGAAGTTTTCTCAGTAACCACTCATGCCAATAAAAT